One genomic segment of Flagellimonas marinaquae includes these proteins:
- a CDS encoding GNAT family N-acetyltransferase, translated as MSKYLLDNQTSDRLLYRKLTDSDFEDWLPFYNDPRSTQYWDGLPKDPVEACKAQFERVFERYQNDLGGMNALILKESGKLIGICGLLVQTVDNVKELEIGYSVLPNYWLKGLASEAARKCKAFAFENNFSDSLISIIHVDNIPSQKVAINNGMYLDKTTVYKNNPVHIFRVKRG; from the coding sequence ATGTCTAAATACCTACTGGACAACCAAACATCCGACCGACTGCTTTATCGTAAGTTGACCGATTCGGATTTCGAAGATTGGCTCCCTTTCTACAACGACCCAAGATCCACACAATACTGGGACGGTCTGCCCAAAGATCCCGTAGAAGCTTGCAAAGCACAGTTCGAACGGGTATTTGAACGCTATCAAAACGATTTAGGTGGCATGAACGCCCTAATTTTAAAAGAATCCGGAAAACTGATCGGTATTTGCGGACTCCTAGTTCAAACTGTGGACAATGTAAAGGAACTGGAAATTGGCTATTCCGTTCTACCCAATTATTGGCTTAAGGGTCTTGCATCTGAAGCTGCCCGAAAATGTAAGGCCTTTGCGTTTGAAAACAATTTTTCGGATTCCCTGATCTCCATTATCCATGTGGACAACATACCCTCCCAAAAAGTCGCAATAAACAATGGTATGTACTTGGACAAAACAACAGTCTACAAGAACAATCCCGTACATATTTTTAGAGTTAAGCGAGGATAA
- the lgt gene encoding prolipoprotein diacylglyceryl transferase, producing the protein MYFLGFDWNPEGTLFKLGFLQIKYYNLLWIAAFILGWFIMKKIFLNEKKSMEKLDSLFIYTVVSIMLGARLGHVFFYDWDYYKDHLAEILLPIHENANSSLFGIINGYEFTGFTGLASHGATIAAIIGIWLYTRKWKDIKMLWLLDRLVVPSAIGAAFVRFGNFFNSEINGKKVDEAYFLATRFIRDSDDMPAYQAMALTKEKTPNAAYKAIQHNPEFSEVLQSIPFRHPAQLYEAICYIFVFVVLYLLYWKTDWKNKPGFLFGLFMVLLFVVRFFVEFYKKSQGGFEDTLGMLSTGQWLSIPMILIGVFFMVKPAPVEP; encoded by the coding sequence ATGTACTTTCTAGGATTTGACTGGAACCCTGAAGGAACTCTTTTTAAACTGGGTTTTCTACAGATAAAATATTACAATTTGCTATGGATTGCCGCCTTCATACTAGGCTGGTTCATCATGAAGAAAATCTTCTTGAACGAAAAGAAGTCCATGGAAAAACTGGATTCCCTTTTTATTTATACCGTGGTATCCATAATGCTCGGAGCACGATTGGGGCACGTATTTTTTTACGATTGGGACTACTATAAAGATCATTTGGCAGAAATCCTTTTACCTATCCACGAAAACGCGAACAGTTCGCTCTTCGGTATCATCAATGGGTACGAGTTTACCGGCTTTACAGGCTTGGCCAGTCATGGAGCTACTATCGCTGCCATTATCGGTATTTGGTTGTATACTCGTAAATGGAAAGACATTAAAATGCTTTGGCTATTGGATAGGTTGGTAGTTCCCTCTGCAATCGGTGCCGCATTTGTAAGGTTCGGTAATTTTTTCAATTCCGAGATCAATGGAAAAAAAGTGGATGAAGCCTATTTCCTAGCAACTCGTTTTATCCGTGATTCGGACGATATGCCTGCATATCAAGCGATGGCACTCACCAAAGAAAAAACACCGAACGCAGCCTACAAAGCCATTCAGCACAACCCGGAGTTCTCTGAAGTTTTACAGTCCATACCATTTCGCCATCCCGCCCAATTGTACGAGGCCATTTGTTACATTTTCGTATTCGTGGTTCTATACCTGCTCTACTGGAAAACAGATTGGAAAAACAAACCAGGCTTCCTTTTTGGTTTGTTTATGGTTCTTTTGTTCGTGGTAAGGTTCTTTGTGGAATTCTACAAAAAAAGCCAAGGCGGTTTCGAAGATACCCTCGGCATGCTTTCCACTGGGCAATGGCTCAGTATCCCCATGATTTTGATCGGTGTATTTTTTATGGTAAAACCAGCACCTGTAGAACCTTAG
- a CDS encoding ATP-binding cassette domain-containing protein: protein MKLHKSYTILTQNNSNTKQLVQNLLKNDPIDGLLELQNLKGLLFSKSEIDRYMDEEERHDIKILTKDSEQPLKTMSSGEQKKALLTYLLQKDLDFLILINPFDNLDTDTQAKLKEELVNISSNKILVQLVSRLDDILPNTSDFFKLDGNTLHHYCSSDEFWTQNKMEPIPFNGTIPPSLSQVKIDHKELVSFKKVSVSFNGRQVLNNIDWTINKGEFWQLKGPNGSGKSTLLSMITGDSHKGYGQDLTIFGLQKGKGESVWDLKQNIGYYTPVITNTFKGYHSLENMIISGLHDSIGLYVQPTDREKNLAEQWLQLLNLETRKNEYFKDLTIGESRLLMMARAMIKHPPLLILDEPTAGLDDKSANLFVALVNKVAKESDTAIVFVSHREEPQLHPEHIFELQPSEMGSTGKPSQKIHK from the coding sequence ATGAAGCTACACAAAAGCTACACTATCCTTACGCAGAACAATTCCAATACCAAACAATTGGTTCAAAATCTATTGAAGAACGATCCAATTGATGGGCTGCTCGAACTACAGAACTTAAAAGGTTTGCTTTTCTCAAAGTCAGAAATTGACCGTTATATGGACGAAGAGGAACGCCACGATATTAAAATTTTGACCAAGGACAGCGAACAGCCGTTAAAAACCATGAGCAGTGGAGAGCAAAAAAAAGCGCTACTTACCTATCTGCTTCAAAAAGACCTGGATTTTTTAATCTTGATAAATCCATTCGATAATTTGGACACTGACACACAAGCCAAATTAAAAGAAGAACTTGTAAATATTTCATCAAACAAAATTTTGGTACAATTGGTCAGTAGATTGGATGATATTTTGCCCAACACTTCCGATTTTTTTAAACTTGATGGAAATACGCTACACCACTATTGTTCATCCGATGAGTTTTGGACGCAAAACAAAATGGAACCCATACCTTTTAATGGCACCATTCCTCCATCTTTGTCACAAGTCAAAATTGACCATAAGGAACTGGTAAGTTTTAAGAAGGTTTCGGTCAGCTTTAATGGCCGCCAAGTACTGAACAATATAGATTGGACCATAAACAAAGGAGAGTTTTGGCAATTGAAAGGTCCGAATGGAAGCGGAAAGTCCACACTATTGTCCATGATCACAGGGGACAGCCATAAAGGTTACGGCCAAGATTTGACCATTTTTGGCCTACAAAAGGGCAAGGGTGAAAGTGTTTGGGACCTCAAACAAAACATCGGCTATTACACTCCGGTAATCACCAATACATTTAAAGGATACCACAGTCTGGAAAATATGATCATTTCTGGCCTGCACGATTCCATAGGACTGTATGTACAACCAACCGACCGTGAAAAAAATTTGGCCGAACAATGGCTACAACTACTCAATTTGGAAACTCGAAAAAATGAGTATTTCAAAGATCTAACAATTGGTGAAAGCCGATTACTTATGATGGCACGGGCCATGATAAAACACCCTCCTTTGTTAATTTTGGACGAACCTACTGCTGGACTTGACGATAAGAGCGCCAATCTTTTTGTTGCCCTGGTGAACAAGGTGGCCAAAGAAAGCGACACTGCCATAGTTTTTGTCTCACATAGAGAAGAACCTCAGTTACATCCAGAACACATCTTTGAACTACAACCATCCGAAATGGGATCGACGGGTAAACCATCACAAAAAATTCATAAATAG
- a CDS encoding DUF779 domain-containing protein — protein MENLIKRVLVSDHAIKIIDQLRERHDELMFHQSGGCCDGSSPMCFPKGELMLNENDVKLGTIHGCDFFMSKDQFEYWKHTQLTVDVTTGRGASFSLEIPLGLRFVIKSRLYTDGEREHLAPVQPAEEV, from the coding sequence ATGGAAAACTTGATTAAACGTGTGTTGGTTTCGGACCATGCCATAAAAATAATTGATCAATTAAGGGAACGCCACGATGAACTGATGTTCCATCAAAGTGGAGGTTGTTGTGATGGTTCCTCTCCCATGTGCTTTCCAAAAGGTGAGTTGATGCTGAATGAGAACGATGTGAAGTTGGGCACCATCCACGGCTGTGATTTTTTTATGAGTAAGGACCAGTTCGAATACTGGAAACACACACAGCTCACGGTCGATGTGACCACGGGACGTGGTGCCAGTTTTAGCCTGGAAATTCCGTTGGGACTCCGTTTTGTCATCAAATCACGATTGTACACGGATGGGGAACGAGAACATTTGGCGCCCGTACAACCCGCAGAAGAAGTGTAG
- a CDS encoding DUF192 domain-containing protein, with product MANFGKIIVFTVVLILVSCKSESKQAIKTQTVSFTKEGELTILSEESEAIKASFEIEIAESEYETQTGLMYRKSMKENRGMLFIQPTESLQYFYMKNTEIPLDIIYIDSGMKIVSFQKNAQPFNEDTLPSNIPARYVFEINAGLSDKLGLQVGDSISFTRD from the coding sequence ATGGCAAATTTTGGAAAAATAATAGTATTCACGGTTGTTTTGATTCTGGTATCGTGCAAGAGCGAATCCAAACAAGCCATTAAAACACAAACGGTTTCCTTTACAAAAGAAGGAGAGCTAACCATTCTTTCTGAGGAATCAGAAGCCATAAAGGCTAGTTTTGAAATCGAGATTGCCGAATCGGAATACGAGACCCAAACTGGGTTAATGTACCGAAAATCCATGAAAGAGAATCGAGGAATGCTATTTATTCAGCCCACAGAATCCTTGCAGTACTTTTACATGAAGAACACAGAAATTCCCTTGGATATAATTTACATTGATTCAGGAATGAAGATCGTGAGCTTTCAGAAAAACGCCCAACCGTTCAATGAAGATACCTTACCATCCAATATCCCTGCAAGATATGTATTTGAAATTAACGCAGGGCTTTCGGATAAATTGGGACTACAAGTTGGTGATAGTATTTCATTTACACGTGATTAA
- a CDS encoding AraC family transcriptional regulator: protein MHLPDKFFKERKLEYLVENQTSYTLNNASMHVFETHLQAEKVFLQFDQPVLASMLIGKKVMHLRDKKSFNFLPGESLILPSNEVMCIDFPEANEENPTRCLAMAISDEKINKVINLMNEVMPKHDGTEWVLMDYNYHFTNDASIYGIIQRLLYLFTENHPSKDYFVDNMLQELIIRILQGNTREKYMQNASKISSNNRLAYVIEFISQHLHEPLSVSDLSKKACMSESHFHKTFKEELGVTPIDYINSERIKMAINLLKDPDRKIKEIYLECGFENRSYFNRLFKRKIHVSPGEYQSKFIKH, encoded by the coding sequence ATGCATTTACCGGATAAATTCTTTAAAGAAAGAAAGCTGGAATATTTGGTCGAGAACCAAACCTCCTATACTTTGAATAATGCTTCAATGCATGTTTTTGAGACGCATCTGCAAGCAGAAAAAGTATTCCTTCAGTTTGATCAACCTGTGCTCGCCTCTATGCTGATAGGGAAAAAGGTAATGCATCTCAGGGATAAGAAGTCATTTAATTTCCTGCCGGGTGAGTCCTTGATTCTTCCCTCCAATGAAGTTATGTGCATTGATTTTCCAGAAGCAAACGAAGAGAATCCGACACGTTGCTTGGCCATGGCCATTTCCGATGAAAAAATAAACAAAGTCATCAATTTAATGAACGAAGTAATGCCGAAACACGATGGAACTGAATGGGTTTTGATGGATTACAACTACCACTTTACCAACGATGCCAGTATTTATGGTATTATTCAGCGATTATTGTACTTGTTCACCGAGAACCATCCGTCCAAAGACTATTTTGTGGACAACATGCTTCAGGAATTGATTATTCGAATTTTACAGGGCAATACGCGGGAAAAATACATGCAAAATGCCTCTAAAATAAGTTCTAACAATCGGTTGGCCTATGTAATCGAATTTATCTCCCAGCACTTGCACGAACCTTTGTCCGTAAGTGATCTGAGCAAAAAAGCCTGTATGAGCGAATCGCATTTCCATAAGACTTTTAAAGAAGAATTAGGAGTAACCCCGATTGATTACATTAACAGCGAGCGCATAAAAATGGCCATCAATCTCTTAAAAGATCCCGATAGGAAAATAAAGGAGATTTATTTGGAATGTGGGTTTGAAAACCGCTCGTATTTCAACCGTTTGTTCAAGCGAAAAATACACGTTTCGCCAGGGGAGTACCAATCAAAATTTATCAAGCATTAA
- a CDS encoding aldehyde dehydrogenase family protein, with amino-acid sequence MSNVQTTERSVLEKPKFKDQYENYIGGKWTPPTKGEYFDNISPVDGNAFTKIARSTAEDVDKAIDAAWAAAPEWNNSSATYRSNLLLKIADVMENNLEALARAETWDNGKALRETRAADMPLAVDHFRYFAGVIRAEEGSVSELDSNTVSMNVLEPLGVVGQIIPWNFPILMAAWKLAPALAAGNCVVLKPAEQTPVGILILMELIEDILPAGVLNIVNGFGLEAGKPLASSPRIKKIAFTGETTTGQLIMQYASKNIIPVTLELGGKSPNVFFESIMDADDEFFDKCLEGAVMFALNQGEVCTCPSRILVQESIYDKFIERVIERTKAIKLGHPLDPTTMMGAQASNDQFEKIMNYIQIGKEEGCEVLAGGDAAYNEGLEGGYYIQPTILKGNNKMRVFQEEIFGPVVCVTTFKDEAEALEIANDTLYGLGAGVWTRDMHQAYKISRQIQAGRVWVNCYHNYPAHAPFGGYKKSGIGRENHKMMLSHYTQTKNMLISYDKNKLGFF; translated from the coding sequence ATGAGCAATGTACAAACTACGGAACGTAGTGTTTTGGAAAAACCTAAGTTCAAAGATCAGTATGAAAATTACATCGGCGGAAAATGGACCCCACCGACAAAAGGGGAATATTTTGACAATATTTCTCCTGTCGATGGGAATGCATTCACCAAAATTGCGCGGTCTACGGCAGAGGATGTAGACAAAGCTATCGATGCAGCGTGGGCGGCAGCACCAGAATGGAATAACTCTTCCGCAACCTACCGCAGCAACTTATTGTTAAAGATTGCCGACGTTATGGAAAACAATCTCGAGGCTTTGGCCCGTGCCGAAACCTGGGACAATGGCAAAGCCTTGCGCGAGACACGTGCCGCGGACATGCCATTAGCGGTTGACCACTTCAGGTATTTTGCGGGAGTAATTCGCGCAGAAGAAGGTTCCGTAAGTGAGTTGGATTCCAACACCGTGTCCATGAACGTTTTGGAGCCTCTAGGTGTGGTCGGGCAAATCATCCCATGGAACTTCCCTATCCTGATGGCCGCATGGAAATTGGCCCCCGCATTGGCCGCTGGGAACTGTGTAGTACTTAAGCCTGCAGAGCAAACACCCGTTGGAATCCTTATTTTGATGGAACTTATAGAGGATATTCTACCCGCAGGCGTACTTAACATTGTAAATGGATTTGGCTTGGAAGCAGGAAAACCATTAGCTTCCAGTCCACGCATAAAAAAAATCGCGTTTACGGGAGAAACCACTACTGGGCAATTGATCATGCAATATGCGTCCAAGAACATTATTCCCGTGACCTTGGAGTTGGGCGGTAAATCCCCGAACGTTTTCTTCGAAAGCATTATGGATGCGGATGATGAGTTCTTCGATAAATGTTTGGAAGGCGCTGTAATGTTTGCCTTGAACCAAGGGGAGGTCTGTACCTGCCCATCCAGAATATTGGTTCAGGAAAGCATTTATGACAAATTCATTGAGCGAGTTATAGAGCGTACCAAAGCCATCAAACTTGGCCATCCGTTGGATCCAACCACCATGATGGGCGCACAAGCATCGAATGATCAGTTCGAGAAAATCATGAACTACATCCAAATAGGTAAAGAAGAAGGATGCGAAGTTCTGGCAGGAGGTGACGCTGCTTATAACGAAGGCCTGGAAGGTGGGTATTACATTCAACCCACTATTTTGAAAGGAAACAACAAAATGCGCGTATTCCAAGAAGAAATTTTTGGTCCCGTGGTCTGTGTCACCACTTTTAAAGATGAAGCAGAAGCACTGGAAATCGCCAACGACACCCTTTATGGATTGGGAGCGGGAGTTTGGACACGCGATATGCACCAAGCCTATAAAATCTCCAGACAGATACAAGCTGGCAGGGTTTGGGTAAACTGCTATCACAACTACCCTGCACATGCACCGTTTGGAGGATACAAAAAGTCAGGAATCGGAAGAGAAAATCATAAAATGATGCTCAGCCACTATACTCAGACCAAAAATATGCTGATTTCCTACGATAAGAACAAATTAGGCTTTTTCTAG
- the yidD gene encoding membrane protein insertion efficiency factor YidD translates to MKKILIAPFVLLVRFYQLFISPMFPSTCRYSPTCSQYTLEALKKHGLFKGGWLSIKRIASCHPWGGSGYDPVP, encoded by the coding sequence ATGAAGAAAATTTTGATAGCGCCATTTGTTTTGTTGGTAAGGTTTTACCAACTTTTTATATCCCCCATGTTTCCTTCCACATGCCGCTATTCCCCCACTTGTTCACAATACACCTTGGAAGCCTTAAAAAAGCACGGACTCTTTAAAGGCGGATGGCTTTCTATTAAACGTATAGCCAGTTGCCACCCCTGGGGAGGAAGCGGATATGATCCTGTCCCTTAA